One stretch of Methanobacteriaceae archaeon DNA includes these proteins:
- a CDS encoding nucleotidyltransferase family protein gives MINSKNEFKLKPEDKLILSCGHSQVNDELEKKIIKLVNLDLDWEYILDMVTRHRLRPLLYYNLNKICPDKVPDDVLVSLREFYHGNVRKNLMMTGELVKVMKLLEENGVNAVTYKGPVLAQMAYGNVGLREFRDIDIFIAKSDVAKAKNIMNSNGYYLDPPIEVDNSTYMKLDCEYRFKNKSGVLIELNWNFEGPFFSFKSDSNRLFSDLIFTKINNFEIITPSAENEFLMMCIHCAKHNWNRLLWIMDLVEVVKNKDINWQAVWKISKELGVNRILIINLILIRDLKGGRIPDEIQLNPDKEAINIVMQIKKRIFENDKSSWNLIEKFFLDLKKRDNIQIGIKDCIYGFSKPSYDDYQDFKISPYFFKFYPFIRPFLLLKRYGKNPI, from the coding sequence TTGATAAATTCTAAAAATGAATTTAAATTAAAACCAGAAGACAAGCTTATACTTAGCTGCGGCCATAGCCAGGTTAATGATGAGCTTGAAAAGAAGATAATTAAACTGGTTAATTTAGATCTAGATTGGGAATATATCCTGGATATGGTCACAAGACACAGGTTAAGGCCATTACTCTATTATAATTTAAATAAGATCTGTCCCGATAAGGTTCCGGATGATGTTTTAGTAAGTTTGAGAGAGTTTTATCATGGTAATGTTCGTAAAAATTTGATGATGACTGGTGAACTTGTTAAGGTCATGAAGTTACTGGAAGAAAATGGTGTTAATGCTGTTACTTATAAGGGGCCTGTTTTGGCCCAGATGGCGTATGGGAATGTTGGCCTGAGGGAATTTAGAGATATTGACATATTTATTGCTAAGTCAGATGTGGCTAAAGCAAAAAATATAATGAATTCTAATGGTTACTATTTAGATCCACCTATTGAAGTTGATAATTCCACATATATGAAGCTGGATTGTGAATATAGATTTAAAAATAAATCCGGAGTTTTAATTGAGCTGAATTGGAACTTTGAAGGTCCTTTTTTTTCTTTTAAATCAGATTCAAATAGATTATTTAGTGATTTAATATTCACTAAAATTAATAATTTTGAAATCATAACTCCATCAGCGGAAAATGAATTTTTAATGATGTGTATTCACTGTGCTAAACATAACTGGAATAGATTATTATGGATTATGGATTTGGTAGAAGTTGTAAAAAATAAAGATATTAACTGGCAGGCAGTATGGAAAATTTCAAAAGAATTAGGAGTAAATAGAATATTAATTATAAACCTAATTCTGATTCGGGATCTTAAAGGAGGTCGAATTCCTGATGAAATACAATTAAATCCGGATAAAGAAGCTATAAATATTGTAATGCAGATTAAAAAGAGAATATTTGAGAATGATAAAAGTTCTTGGAACTTAATAGAAAAGTTCTTCTTAGATTTGAAAAAAAGAGATAACATTCAAATTGGGATTAAAGACTGTATTTATGGATTTAGTAAGCCCAGTTATGATGATTACCAGGATTTTAAAATTTCACCCTATTTTTTTAAATTTTATCCATTTATAAGACCATTTTTGCTATTAAAAAGATATGGAAAAAACCCTATTTAG
- a CDS encoding polysaccharide pyruvyl transferase family protein: MKPRNIGLIRAVHSNKGDMAIFEGSLEIFSLLNIEPTHVFDVEPGFPSDYWDNRNIKIIDTSLSSLEKNRSKYHAMKFLLTNETPSLQNINDLDFIWYMGGSRFNTRFAPHVLAEILNAYYKKKILNSKLILGGISTETPSNSYIYKNFYRQFAKNVEVFFIRDKISLSNLSSFKIPEEKLNLVIDFAFWLNSKKSEATVKLTKNIQENPKDLPIIGVIPVTSGLHSRKYSERFINMLKKIQDDYSIFFIPTSNNANVVSQPYEQDDYAFCLELNSKLEKKIPILDINNLEPSEIIEVMKKLDFVISMRMHGAIFGVLANVPTLHIYYRNKGLGFFKTFFKNKVHLMSINEFMDDFEINNLFKCLKESIDQKKNYGQIYREIIIKEKKNSFEIIKNRLKETEN; the protein is encoded by the coding sequence GTGAAACCCAGAAATATAGGTTTAATAAGAGCTGTACATTCCAATAAAGGAGATATGGCGATTTTTGAAGGATCGCTTGAAATATTTTCTCTTCTTAATATTGAACCTACTCATGTTTTTGATGTTGAGCCCGGTTTTCCAAGTGATTACTGGGATAACAGAAATATTAAAATTATTGATACATCACTTAGTTCCCTGGAAAAAAATCGATCGAAATATCATGCAATGAAGTTCCTTCTTACTAATGAAACACCATCACTACAAAATATTAATGATTTGGACTTTATTTGGTATATGGGAGGATCTAGGTTCAATACACGCTTCGCACCTCATGTATTAGCAGAAATATTAAATGCATATTACAAAAAGAAAATTTTAAATTCAAAACTCATTTTAGGTGGAATATCAACTGAAACACCCAGTAATAGTTACATATACAAGAATTTTTATCGGCAATTTGCCAAAAATGTAGAAGTATTTTTCATAAGAGATAAAATTTCATTATCAAACTTAAGCTCATTTAAAATTCCTGAAGAGAAATTAAACCTTGTTATAGATTTCGCTTTTTGGTTAAATAGTAAAAAATCAGAGGCCACTGTTAAATTAACTAAAAATATCCAGGAAAACCCAAAAGATTTGCCCATTATAGGAGTTATTCCTGTAACATCTGGATTACATTCAAGAAAATATTCTGAAAGATTCATTAATATGTTAAAAAAAATACAGGATGATTATTCCATTTTCTTTATACCTACTTCTAATAATGCTAATGTAGTTTCACAGCCTTACGAACAAGATGATTATGCATTTTGTTTAGAATTGAATTCTAAATTAGAAAAAAAAATACCTATTTTAGATATTAATAATTTAGAACCATCAGAAATTATTGAAGTAATGAAAAAGTTAGATTTTGTAATCTCAATGCGAATGCATGGAGCAATTTTTGGAGTTTTAGCTAATGTGCCCACATTACATATTTATTATCGAAATAAAGGATTGGGATTTTTTAAGACTTTTTTTAAAAATAAAGTTCATTTAATGTCAATAAATGAATTCATGGATGACTTTGAAATTAATAATCTTTTTAAGTGTTTAAAAGAATCAATAGACCAAAAAAAGAATTACGGTCAAATTTATAGAGAAATTATTATTAAAGAAAAGAAGAATTCATTTGAAATTATAAAAAACAGATTAAAGGAGACAGAAAATTAA
- a CDS encoding ABC transporter ATP-binding protein gives MREKITDSYFWNYLKLLSSFNSKKFSFTISLMVLISLSEGIGLLLLIPLLQLVGLDVQQGALGQIAGIIASFFNYINIKPTLGAVLIIYVLIIGLNAFLTKLQTTESSQIQYGFAADLRKKLFKAISESRWLFFSKKPSAHFAHALTNEIERVSMGTGQFLTLIASIFVLAVYIIFAINLSGPVAGIIFIIGIVLLLLLKKRSQSSRTKGEDLSNTTKNLYSITNQHLDGMKTIKSFNMEKRNVETFSKVSNGVARKYMETIKSYADVRFLFDVGSVIILSFIVFFVVEIMKISTAELLILLFLFIRIIPRFSTIQRSYQYFINMLPAFVNVINLKRECEASSESELESGDIFFEKEIQFTDVSFSYQDNLNIKNLDLKIKKNQITALVGLSGAGKSTTADLVMGLLRPDEGQISIDGVELENFASWRNQIGYVAQDTFLFNDTIRNNLLLARNDAVEKDLNDVLEISSANFVFDLPDGLDTVIGDRGVRLSGGERQRLALARALLRRPSLLIMDEATSNLDSKNEKRILQSIEKLHGDLTILMIAHRFSTIESADVIYLMQDGHIVEEGSWEEFNEKKGRFGELF, from the coding sequence ATGAGAGAAAAAATTACTGATAGCTACTTTTGGAATTACTTGAAGCTATTATCCAGTTTCAATTCTAAAAAATTTTCTTTCACTATATCCTTAATGGTACTTATCAGTCTGAGTGAAGGAATAGGCCTTCTTCTACTAATCCCCTTACTGCAATTAGTAGGCCTGGATGTTCAACAAGGTGCTCTGGGCCAGATTGCGGGAATTATAGCCTCGTTTTTTAACTATATTAATATTAAACCAACATTAGGTGCAGTTTTAATTATATATGTCCTGATTATTGGTTTAAATGCTTTTTTAACCAAGTTACAGACTACTGAAAGTTCCCAGATTCAGTACGGCTTTGCCGCAGATCTTAGAAAAAAGCTTTTTAAAGCAATTTCAGAATCCAGATGGCTTTTTTTCTCTAAAAAACCATCAGCTCATTTTGCCCATGCCCTAACCAATGAAATCGAACGGGTTAGTATGGGAACTGGTCAATTTTTAACATTAATAGCCAGTATCTTTGTGCTGGCGGTTTACATCATTTTTGCAATAAATTTGTCCGGGCCTGTGGCTGGAATAATTTTTATAATTGGAATTGTTTTACTTCTTTTACTTAAAAAAAGGAGCCAATCATCTCGTACAAAGGGTGAAGATCTATCAAACACTACTAAAAATCTTTATTCCATTACCAATCAACATTTAGATGGAATGAAGACCATTAAAAGTTTTAATATGGAAAAAAGGAATGTTGAAACTTTTTCTAAAGTTTCTAATGGAGTGGCCCGCAAATATATGGAAACTATAAAAAGCTATGCTGATGTTCGTTTTTTATTTGATGTGGGTTCAGTGATTATTTTAAGTTTTATAGTCTTTTTTGTAGTGGAGATAATGAAAATTTCTACGGCCGAGCTTTTAATTCTATTATTCCTTTTTATAAGGATTATACCACGCTTTTCAACTATTCAAAGGAGTTATCAATATTTTATAAACATGTTACCTGCCTTTGTAAATGTAATTAATTTAAAAAGAGAATGTGAAGCCTCATCTGAGAGTGAACTTGAATCTGGAGATATATTTTTTGAAAAAGAGATCCAATTCACAGATGTTTCATTTTCCTATCAAGATAACTTGAATATTAAAAATCTTGACTTAAAAATTAAGAAAAATCAAATAACTGCTTTGGTGGGCCTTTCCGGTGCTGGAAAAAGTACTACTGCTGATTTAGTTATGGGCCTTTTAAGGCCAGATGAAGGTCAAATAAGTATTGATGGTGTGGAATTAGAGAATTTCGCGTCTTGGAGAAATCAAATTGGATATGTGGCCCAGGATACTTTCTTATTCAATGATACCATTCGGAATAATTTATTATTAGCTCGAAATGATGCAGTGGAAAAAGATCTTAATGATGTTTTAGAAATTTCATCAGCAAATTTCGTTTTCGATCTTCCAGATGGATTAGATACTGTTATTGGAGATAGGGGCGTTAGATTATCGGGCGGGGAAAGACAGCGTTTGGCCCTGGCACGAGCATTATTAAGGAGGCCTTCCCTTTTGATAATGGATGAGGCCACCAGTAATCTGGATTCCAAAAATGAAAAAAGAATATTGCAATCAATTGAGAAGTTGCACGGCGATTTGACCATTTTAATGATCGCCCATCGATTTTCAACCATAGAAAGTGCTGATGTTATTTATCTGATGCAAGATGGCCATATTGTAGAAGAAGGTAGTTGGGAAGAGTTTAATGAAAAAAAAGGTAGGTTTGGGGAGTTATTTTGA
- a CDS encoding glycosyltransferase has protein sequence MFTPLVSIIIPMKNEEIIVKRCLNSIKTINYPHNKIEIVIVNDGSTDRTKNIVLDQKHDLNIVYLETQGLGVSKARDLGLKKSSGNFTVFTDADCVVHPDWIIELLKPFQENVAAVGGPNLTPKDDTHFAKCVGSVLSFLSKPGARYAFEGEEIIEIHHNPTCNVMYRKNVLEEVNGFNHILITTDDEELDYRIRKKGYKILYTPFAKVDHYRRSSWKKFMKMAYYYGLGRMQSTKIHHEMGKWFHFAPMFYVLILMLLGIISLFYNVYSYTFVSLIVLSILGIGLISIISTYKKECNLSTFFFLVNIWLYGYGLGMMRGVFK, from the coding sequence ATGTTCACACCACTAGTTTCAATTATTATTCCTATGAAAAATGAGGAAATTATCGTAAAAAGATGTTTAAACTCTATAAAAACTATTAACTATCCACATAATAAAATAGAAATTGTAATAGTAAATGATGGATCTACAGATCGTACTAAAAATATTGTTTTAGATCAAAAACATGACCTAAACATTGTATATTTGGAAACTCAAGGATTAGGAGTTTCTAAAGCTCGAGATTTGGGTTTAAAGAAATCAAGTGGGAATTTCACTGTTTTTACAGATGCAGATTGTGTAGTTCATCCAGATTGGATAATTGAACTATTAAAACCATTTCAAGAGAATGTTGCAGCAGTAGGTGGGCCTAACTTAACTCCTAAAGATGACACACATTTTGCAAAATGTGTAGGATCTGTGCTCTCATTTTTAAGTAAACCCGGAGCTAGATATGCTTTCGAAGGTGAAGAAATTATTGAGATACATCATAACCCTACTTGTAATGTCATGTATAGGAAAAATGTACTAGAAGAAGTTAATGGATTTAATCATATTTTAATCACAACAGATGATGAAGAATTAGATTACAGAATCAGAAAAAAAGGTTATAAAATTTTATATACACCATTTGCTAAAGTGGATCATTATAGGAGATCTAGCTGGAAAAAATTCATGAAAATGGCATATTATTATGGTTTAGGGCGAATGCAGTCCACAAAGATACATCATGAAATGGGTAAATGGTTTCACTTTGCTCCAATGTTCTATGTTTTGATTTTAATGTTATTGGGCATAATTTCATTGTTTTATAATGTTTATAGTTATACATTTGTTAGTTTAATAGTTCTAAGTATTTTGGGAATTGGATTAATTAGCATCATATCTACTTATAAAAAAGAATGCAATTTAAGCACATTTTTTTTTCTAGTTAATATTTGGTTATATGGATATGGACTCGGGATGATGCGAGGTGTCTTTAAATGA
- a CDS encoding glycosyltransferase family 4 protein, giving the protein MKIAYVLPYDWGGMPHYTAELANAVSEFAEVVVIGSKAINEEYFSKNVEIIKVFEPIELSMNNIKSIFSLKNINSLISLKKIDIIKEVNPDIVHFPTPLIPPLPLFIFLKRINKNYIIVHTKHGIYSNSSFKIKIFEEFAVNAFEYLIEYNKIIVHTKNDHKVLIKEKNINSDKISVIPYGTFSFFKNYEKECDKEKNTILFFGNIRKYKGLKCLIEATTLISKQIPDIKVIIAGEGDLSEFEKTIYNNPHYEVHNSYIPDEKVSELFNRSEIVVMPYITMSGQSGIIKVAYAFGNPVIATNVGGISEVLEDGISGLLVPPKNPAKLAEAIIYILKNENIKKSIINGVKSKSEELSWSNIAKKHMDVYKTLYEEYKI; this is encoded by the coding sequence ATGAAAATTGCATATGTACTCCCTTATGATTGGGGTGGCATGCCACATTATACTGCAGAGCTTGCTAATGCAGTATCAGAATTTGCAGAAGTAGTTGTTATTGGAAGTAAGGCTATTAATGAGGAATATTTTTCAAAAAATGTTGAAATCATAAAAGTGTTTGAACCTATAGAATTATCTATGAATAATATTAAATCAATCTTTTCATTAAAAAATATAAATAGTTTGATTTCTCTTAAAAAAATTGATATAATAAAGGAGGTTAATCCAGATATTGTTCACTTTCCAACACCATTAATTCCACCATTACCATTATTTATTTTTTTAAAAAGAATAAATAAAAATTATATTATTGTCCATACAAAACATGGTATCTATTCCAATTCAAGTTTCAAAATTAAAATATTTGAAGAATTTGCAGTAAATGCATTTGAATATTTAATTGAATATAATAAAATAATAGTTCATACGAAAAATGATCATAAAGTTTTAATTAAAGAAAAAAATATAAACTCTGATAAAATTAGTGTAATACCTTATGGAACATTCTCATTTTTTAAGAATTATGAAAAAGAATGTGATAAGGAAAAGAATACTATTCTATTTTTTGGCAATATACGGAAATATAAAGGATTGAAATGTTTAATTGAAGCAACTACATTAATATCAAAACAAATTCCTGATATTAAAGTTATTATTGCTGGCGAAGGAGATTTATCCGAATTTGAGAAAACTATTTATAATAATCCTCATTATGAAGTACATAATTCATATATTCCAGATGAAAAAGTATCAGAATTATTTAATCGGTCTGAGATTGTTGTAATGCCCTATATCACCATGAGTGGTCAAAGCGGGATAATTAAAGTCGCATATGCATTTGGAAATCCAGTAATTGCCACAAATGTGGGTGGAATCTCAGAAGTTTTAGAAGATGGAATCAGTGGATTATTAGTTCCTCCCAAAAACCCTGCCAAACTTGCAGAAGCAATTATATACATTTTGAAAAACGAAAATATTAAAAAAAGTATTATTAATGGAGTAAAATCCAAATCAGAAGAGTTGTCTTGGTCAAATATTGCAAAAAAGCATATGGATGTTTATAAAACATTATATGAAGAATATAAGATTTAA
- a CDS encoding sugar phosphate nucleotidyltransferase → MKKTVGMVLCGGMGKRLRPLTEEIPKPLIEIQDNYTIMDKQLAEFKHAGVDQVLLLTGFLGDKIRQRYGDDYLGLQIKYVEEDKPLGTLNAIRLGFEHLKDQPCVIRNGDVVADLNIKKMIENGEKSSYPLYLFITQMKSPYGIVEVNGDRLTLFKEKPVLDYYINGGIYYSKGNIDFGEFETGDIEKTVFPSMARENQLGYYKESNLFWMAIDTAKELEEIRKEYQNREDKPWGYEKILISTDKYLNKELFIKEGYQTSFHYHEKKDETMYIMQGSGYIKFEDRKEFLSKNDTIRIEPGVPHSIVAQDNLILHEISTPHLDDTVRLKDYYMRTKVVS, encoded by the coding sequence ATGAAAAAAACAGTAGGTATGGTACTCTGCGGGGGAATGGGAAAAAGATTACGCCCCCTAACCGAAGAAATCCCCAAACCACTAATCGAAATACAAGATAACTACACAATCATGGATAAACAATTAGCAGAATTCAAACATGCAGGTGTGGATCAGGTTCTATTATTAACTGGATTTTTAGGTGATAAAATCCGTCAAAGATATGGTGATGATTATCTAGGACTCCAAATAAAATACGTGGAAGAAGATAAACCATTAGGTACCCTGAATGCAATCCGTTTAGGTTTTGAACATTTAAAAGATCAACCATGTGTTATCCGTAATGGGGATGTGGTGGCAGATTTAAATATCAAGAAGATGATTGAAAATGGAGAAAAATCCAGTTATCCATTATATCTCTTTATCACTCAGATGAAGTCTCCTTATGGCATAGTGGAGGTAAATGGTGACCGTTTAACTTTATTTAAAGAAAAACCAGTTCTGGATTATTATATTAATGGGGGAATTTACTATTCTAAAGGAAATATAGACTTTGGAGAATTTGAAACCGGTGATATTGAAAAAACCGTTTTTCCGAGTATGGCACGAGAAAACCAGTTAGGTTATTATAAAGAGAGCAATCTTTTCTGGATGGCCATTGATACTGCCAAGGAATTAGAAGAAATAAGGAAAGAATACCAGAACCGAGAAGACAAGCCATGGGGATATGAAAAAATACTAATTAGCACGGATAAATATTTAAATAAAGAACTCTTCATTAAAGAGGGCTATCAAACATCATTCCATTACCATGAGAAAAAAGATGAGACCATGTACATTATGCAGGGATCAGGGTACATTAAGTTTGAGGATAGAAAGGAGTTTTTATCAAAAAATGATACCATCCGTATAGAACCGGGGGTACCTCATTCAATAGTGGCCCAAGATAATCTTATTTTACATGAGATTTCCACTCCTCATCTAGATGACACGGTACGTTTAAAAGACTATTACATGAGAACAAAAGTGGTATCATGA
- a CDS encoding glycosyltransferase family 2 protein, translated as MIISFVIPALNEEGIVGKTIKTIPIQKLKELGLETEIIVVDNASTDNTAQEANDAGAKVVYEEKRGYGNAYLRGLGEASGEIIVMGDADGTYPFDITPDFISPILNEGYEFVMGNRLTGQMHEGAMPSLHRYIGNPMLTKMLNILFDSNLRDTHCGMRAFKREVLDNIHLHSPGMEFAIEMVIEIAEKDIKVKEVPIEYRVRGGEAKLSSIKDGWRHVSYMLNRKFS; from the coding sequence ATGATTATATCTTTTGTAATACCTGCATTAAACGAGGAAGGAATTGTAGGAAAAACCATTAAAACGATTCCGATTCAAAAATTAAAAGAATTAGGACTGGAAACTGAAATAATAGTAGTTGATAACGCTTCTACCGACAATACAGCTCAAGAAGCTAATGATGCTGGAGCTAAAGTAGTTTATGAAGAAAAAAGAGGATATGGTAATGCATATCTTCGCGGTTTGGGTGAAGCATCCGGGGAAATTATTGTTATGGGTGATGCCGATGGCACCTATCCCTTTGATATTACCCCTGATTTCATAAGCCCTATTTTGAATGAAGGATATGAATTTGTAATGGGTAACCGTTTAACTGGTCAAATGCACGAAGGGGCCATGCCATCCTTGCATAGATATATTGGAAATCCCATGCTTACCAAAATGCTGAATATATTATTTGATTCTAATCTTCGTGATACTCACTGTGGAATGAGGGCCTTTAAAAGGGAAGTTCTGGATAATATCCATCTCCATTCTCCAGGTATGGAATTTGCCATTGAAATGGTAATAGAGATTGCTGAAAAAGATATAAAGGTTAAAGAGGTTCCTATTGAATACCGTGTTAGGGGCGGGGAAGCCAAACTAAGTTCTATAAAAGATGGCTGGAGACATGTCAGTTATATGCTAAACAGAAAATTCTCCTAA
- a CDS encoding radical SAM protein yields the protein MKIYLLNPPYMPHFGRGMRWQDTGRGGTLYYPIWLSYASAVLDQYHEIRLVDAPAWDWNRKNVLKDLKQFQPELIVMDSSFPSLNNDISVAKFIKENYEQKIKIVLVGPPGSQFAEKILENKSIDIVTRFEYDFTLKELSETLENAGNLKNVAGISYKFNGKIINNPDRELSSSKDLDAVPFVSKIYKKFLNIDDYFLGSSLSPEVQIFTGRGCPFNCTFCSWPQTLMGRKYRVRSVSSVLDELEWVEKNLAEVKEVFFEDDTFTIDKKRVLKFCREYKNRGLKITWACNARVGLDYETMLEMKKANCRLLIVGFESGNQIILDNIKKDITVDGIRQFARDCKKAGLLLHGDFIIGLPGETKETIENTKKIIKETKSDILQVSVASPFPGTEFYEFCKKNNYLLTDDPNEYLDEEGHQKAIVSYKEISNEEINQIVNNILSDYYLSLNYVPIAFKQIFRKNGIGELKRLIYSARMYLKYASES from the coding sequence ATGAAAATTTATTTACTAAACCCACCATATATGCCCCATTTTGGTAGGGGAATGCGATGGCAAGATACAGGGCGCGGTGGAACCCTTTACTACCCAATTTGGCTTTCTTATGCCTCAGCAGTTCTTGATCAATACCATGAAATCAGATTAGTTGATGCTCCTGCTTGGGATTGGAATAGAAAAAATGTTTTGAAAGATTTAAAACAGTTCCAGCCAGAACTGATTGTAATGGATAGTAGTTTTCCCAGCTTAAATAATGATATTTCTGTGGCAAAATTTATAAAAGAAAATTATGAACAGAAAATTAAAATTGTATTAGTAGGCCCTCCAGGATCCCAATTCGCTGAAAAAATACTTGAAAACAAATCAATAGATATTGTAACCCGTTTCGAATATGACTTTACACTAAAAGAACTTTCTGAAACATTAGAAAATGCAGGGAATCTCAAAAATGTTGCAGGGATATCATATAAGTTCAATGGTAAAATAATAAATAATCCGGATAGAGAACTTTCATCTTCAAAAGATTTAGATGCTGTTCCTTTTGTTTCAAAAATATATAAAAAATTCCTTAATATCGATGACTACTTTCTGGGAAGCTCACTTTCTCCTGAAGTACAAATTTTCACAGGCAGAGGATGTCCATTCAATTGCACATTCTGTTCCTGGCCTCAAACACTTATGGGTCGAAAATACAGAGTAAGATCTGTATCAAGTGTGTTGGATGAGCTAGAATGGGTTGAGAAAAATCTAGCAGAAGTTAAAGAAGTATTCTTTGAAGATGATACATTTACTATTGATAAAAAAAGAGTCCTGAAATTTTGTAGAGAATACAAAAATAGAGGATTGAAAATCACATGGGCATGTAATGCTCGAGTTGGTTTAGACTATGAAACTATGCTAGAAATGAAAAAAGCGAATTGTAGATTACTTATTGTTGGCTTTGAATCTGGAAATCAAATTATATTAGATAATATTAAAAAAGACATAACTGTAGATGGAATTAGGCAGTTTGCAAGAGATTGTAAAAAGGCAGGTTTGTTATTACATGGTGATTTTATCATCGGATTACCTGGTGAAACAAAAGAAACTATTGAAAACACAAAAAAAATTATAAAAGAAACAAAATCAGACATTCTTCAAGTTTCAGTTGCTTCACCATTCCCCGGAACAGAATTTTACGAATTTTGTAAAAAAAACAACTATTTACTTACTGACGATCCAAATGAATATTTAGATGAAGAAGGTCATCAAAAGGCCATTGTTTCTTATAAAGAAATATCTAATGAAGAGATAAATCAGATTGTTAATAATATACTAAGTGATTATTATCTATCACTAAATTATGTTCCCATAGCATTTAAACAAATCTTTAGGAAAAATGGAATTGGTGAACTAAAAAGATTAATATATTCTGCAAGAATGTATTTGAAATATGCTTCAGAGAGTTGA
- a CDS encoding FxLYD domain-containing protein, protein MDKKILIILLILFTVTISGCTFKTESDNTFGQKPNATNNDLYIANSTGDHYDRNGTQYYYVWGYVGNNAGNQAPNVQITVKFYSENGTLIGTNTTAPNKPKIIPPEGQSYYYAGFKDPNKTITKYTISLAMNSK, encoded by the coding sequence ATGGATAAAAAAATTTTAATCATTCTTTTAATATTATTCACAGTTACAATCTCAGGCTGCACATTTAAAACAGAATCTGATAATACCTTTGGCCAGAAACCAAATGCCACCAATAATGATCTGTATATTGCAAACTCCACGGGAGACCATTACGATCGAAATGGAACTCAATATTATTATGTATGGGGATATGTGGGAAATAATGCAGGTAATCAAGCACCTAACGTACAAATAACAGTCAAATTCTACAGCGAAAATGGTACTTTAATAGGAACTAATACCACAGCACCAAATAAGCCAAAAATCATTCCACCAGAAGGACAGTCTTATTATTATGCTGGCTTTAAAGACCCTAACAAAACCATTACTAAATACACTATTTCACTAGCAATGAACTCAAAATAA